TGGTGATTTAAGAGATTTGATTCATTGCAGTCCAAAGGATGAGATCGCAGGTTACAAAAAGGTGAGGAGGTTTAGTGATTTGAAAATTGATTTTTCAAAGTTAGAATCTTTAATCAATTCCAATAAAGGAAAAGTCATCAAAGATGTAATTTTAAAGACATCAGATGGGATCACCATTAATATATAGCCTTATGGATGTATTGTCATTCGATATTTGCGGGAAATTTGCTCATTTTAGAAAATTCCATGCCAACAATACAGCATTAAGTTATTCCATACCTCCTAGAACCACTATCATTGGAATCATCGCAGGAATTATGGGGAGAGAAAAAAACTCATATTATGAAGAGTTTTCTTCTGAAAATATGAGAATTGGGATACGGGTAGTTTCTGATATAAGGAAAAGTTTCCATAGACTAAATTATCTTATGATTAAAAGTAAGGATGACTTCACTGGAAAAAATGGAAGAGTCCAGACCCCCTTTGAAGTAATCACTGGAAATTCCATAAGAGAAGGTAAAGTAGTCTACAGGGTTTTTATTTCAGATCAAGAAGGTTCGAAATCCAAGAATACCGAAAATCTGCAAGAAATTCTTATTAACCAAAAAAGCTCATATAATGCAAGTCTTGGCCTAGCGAATTTTAATGCATCTATTGAAAATGTTAAGTTTTGGCAAAAAGTAAATACAATTCAAGTTAATAATGAGTTTGTTAACATTCATTCTGCTTGTAATAGTGCAGATGTCAGTGAATTAGAATTTTTAGAGGAAGCAGCTTTTAAATTTAATTTTGTAGAGGAGGAACTACTACCGGCCGATTTTAAAGCAAATAATGACCGGGAGTTAAAAGCAATGAATAGGGTTCTTTACACCACTAGAAACTTTCCTTTGAGAGTTAAATTAAAGGGAACCTACCATGAGTTAAAGGAGGAAAATGAAATTCAAAGAATTCAATTTTTAGAAAATGTTGGTATTCTCACACAGTAAAGAAATTAATGGATCCAAAATAGGTTCAAAGCAGCTTATCGAACATATTAAGGGCGTTCTTGATAAAGCTGTTTTTGGTTATTATGATCAATTAAGTTTTTCTGATAAATATTCAACATTGGATATTTTAAAACATATCTGTTGGCTTCATGACTTTGGCAAATACACTAAATATTTTCAGGACTATTTGATTTACCCTGAAAAAGCAGATAATCTGTTAAAAAGTCATTCCAACTTAGGAGCCGTTGTAACATACAACTTAATGGAAAGTATTTCTCCGGAAATTGCATTAATTGGATATTACCTAATTAAGCTTCATCATTCCAATTTGAAAGATTTTGAGTCAACGATTGATCCAGTTGGATACAGAGAAAAGATAGAACTTGAGAAGTTTAATTTGCAGATAAAGGCATTACATGATTATTCTGAATTATTGGGATTCCTATATTCAAGTCATAAATGCAACACTAAGGGTTTAAGGGAAGGAACCTAGGTTCCTTCCCTTAGGCTGAAAATATTAATTTAGTGTTGTCATGAATAAATTTAAACATCTCAGCCAGGAACAAAGGTACCAAATAGAGGCTTTATTTAGAAACGGAACTTCCCAGACCAAAATCGCTGCGATTATCGGTGTCAACAAAAGTACTGTATCCAGAGAACTTCAAAGAAATACCGGCAAGAGGGGCCGTTATAGCGGTGAATATAAGGCTGCAGTTGCCCAGAACCGTACAGACGAAAGACATAGACTCAAGAGAAAGCGAATCAAATTTACCGAGTCCCTTAAAGAAGAGGCCCGCAAATTCCTTGTTGTTGACAAATTGAGCCCAGAGCTAATATCGGTCACCTGGAAGAAACAAGGTAAAGAAGGGGTTTGTCATGAGACACTCTACAACTGGATATTTACTGCCAAAAAAAGTAGCCATTGGAGATACCGAAGGGACAGGGAGCTTTACAAGAATCTCCGGCATGGTAAAAGAAAGCGTAAGAGAGGTAATTACAGGCATACCAGAGGAATTATCAGGGAGAGAGTTCCAATTGACCAAAGGCCTCCTGTAGTTGAAAAAAGACAAAGGATAGGAGATATTGAAGTAGACCTTATGATGGGGAAAAACCACAAATCAGCTCTTTTGGTACTGGTGGACAGGGCAACCTTGGTTACTACCATAGAGAAACTTGATGGTAAAAATGCAGATATCATTGAACAGAAAATAGCAAAGAGAATACAGAGAATTGGTGCTTCGTTCTTCAAATCAATCACTTTCGATAATGATATGGCATTCGCAAACCATTATAAAATCAGAGATAAATTCAATATCCCAACATTCTTTACAAGACCATACACTTCACAGGATAAAGGAACAGTGGAAAACAGAATCGGACTTATCAGGGCTTTCCTGCCAAAGGGTACTGACCTCAATCAAATCTCTCGGGAACAGATCCAAAATATAGAAACCAAAATCAATAACAGGCCAATAAGAAAGTTTAATTATCTTAGTCCTATCGAATGTCTAATGAAAAAATTAGGCGTTGCATTTATGACTTGAACATGGCATTAATAAAGATTGATGATTCTCATTTAAGATTTAGGTCTACTTTAGATTTTTATAAATGCTTCAAAAATTATTTTCAGAAAGATGCGGATATAGAAAGGTATTTTTTTACTGTCGTCCGAGAACTGATACAAGATAAAAAATAAAATCCTAGAATAGTACAAAAATCAAAGATGGGCAGCTCTTTTGGAACTTACCCATCTTTTTTATATTGTTGTTTCGACCAAGAACCAACAATATGTCTCAAGTTAAGCATAAATTTTTGTCTGGGCATCCTATCATCGCCCAACTTCTTTCTCTTATTCCCAAAGAGCTATTCAATCAGGTCGTTGAGGAAGAAAACTCGGATAGGTACTACAAGAAACTTAAAACAAGTGATCACTTTATCTGTATTTTTTATGCCGTGTTGACCAGAAACAGCAGTCTAAGAGAGGTATGCAAAAACATCGGCCTGATCATTACCAAGCTTATTCCTTTTGGAATGAAGCAGCTGCCTGCAAGGAGTACTCTTTCTGATGCAAACCGTAAGCGCAGTTATCGTGTTTTTGAGCAACTGTACAAAGGGCTGTATTCATACTATAGGGCATCTTTGGTAGGAAATTGGCTTGATATCGGTGGAGAGGTCGACCCCAGCCGTGTTGAGGTTTTTGATTCCTCAACGGTCACGCTGTTCAAGGAAATCCTCAAAGGGGCCGGACGCAATCCCCTGAACGGAAAGAAAAAAGGAGGTGCCAAGATTTTTGCTAAAATGAATCTGGCAGAAGGCGTTCCCAATTTTATATGTATCCGTTCTGCGGCCACAAATGAAAATATGTTTTTAAAAGTGATGGATCTGCCTGAGCATGGGATAGCTGTTTTCGACAAGGGATATAACCGCTATTCCTGCTTTGAAAAATGGGACAGTTCAAACAGATATTTTGTGACCAGAAAAAAAGACAATGCAAGATATGAAGTGGTCAGTGAGTTTGACTGTACGCATGCTATTGA
This Cecembia calidifontis DNA region includes the following protein-coding sequences:
- the cas5 gene encoding CRISPR-associated protein Cas5 yields the protein MDVLSFDICGKFAHFRKFHANNTALSYSIPPRTTIIGIIAGIMGREKNSYYEEFSSENMRIGIRVVSDIRKSFHRLNYLMIKSKDDFTGKNGRVQTPFEVITGNSIREGKVVYRVFISDQEGSKSKNTENLQEILINQKSSYNASLGLANFNASIENVKFWQKVNTIQVNNEFVNIHSACNSADVSELEFLEEAAFKFNFVEEELLPADFKANNDRELKAMNRVLYTTRNFPLRVKLKGTYHELKEENEIQRIQFLENVGILTQ
- a CDS encoding IS30 family transposase, with product MNKFKHLSQEQRYQIEALFRNGTSQTKIAAIIGVNKSTVSRELQRNTGKRGRYSGEYKAAVAQNRTDERHRLKRKRIKFTESLKEEARKFLVVDKLSPELISVTWKKQGKEGVCHETLYNWIFTAKKSSHWRYRRDRELYKNLRHGKRKRKRGNYRHTRGIIRERVPIDQRPPVVEKRQRIGDIEVDLMMGKNHKSALLVLVDRATLVTTIEKLDGKNADIIEQKIAKRIQRIGASFFKSITFDNDMAFANHYKIRDKFNIPTFFTRPYTSQDKGTVENRIGLIRAFLPKGTDLNQISREQIQNIETKINNRPIRKFNYLSPIECLMKKLGVAFMT
- a CDS encoding IS4 family transposase, yielding MSQVKHKFLSGHPIIAQLLSLIPKELFNQVVEEENSDRYYKKLKTSDHFICIFYAVLTRNSSLREVCKNIGLIITKLIPFGMKQLPARSTLSDANRKRSYRVFEQLYKGLYSYYRASLVGNWLDIGGEVDPSRVEVFDSSTVTLFKEILKGAGRNPLNGKKKGGAKIFAKMNLAEGVPNFICIRSAATNENMFLKVMDLPEHGIAVFDKGYNRYSCFEKWDSSNRYFVTRKKDNARYEVVSEFDCTHAIDIIKDQIISLSYREKGVSRTVEARLVVYADPESGETLEFITNLKGLDALTIALLYKNRWVIEVLFKQIKQNFELRNFLSDSENGIKIQIWMALILNLLFTVLHKRIKEAEDFSTMVMVAAKNLCSYVSLEKFLLFPEAYFKSIFQKDLQNMQTQLFLSG
- a CDS encoding CRISPR-associated endonuclease Cas3'', which translates into the protein MLVFSHSKEINGSKIGSKQLIEHIKGVLDKAVFGYYDQLSFSDKYSTLDILKHICWLHDFGKYTKYFQDYLIYPEKADNLLKSHSNLGAVVTYNLMESISPEIALIGYYLIKLHHSNLKDFESTIDPVGYREKIELEKFNLQIKALHDYSELLGFLYSSHKCNTKGLREGT